The proteins below are encoded in one region of Telopea speciosissima isolate NSW1024214 ecotype Mountain lineage chromosome 10, Tspe_v1, whole genome shotgun sequence:
- the LOC122643722 gene encoding uncharacterized protein LOC122643722 — protein sequence MEPEHTHGVAMSETPKTSYGDTLRLSQKDTDNSEEVLKTTNTKRDNLSSLIEILLYYVVVVVVVELLLLVLRVLNNQLLLDKGSIGACSRYYHHTSSQHDGESLPNGYLRTEEHSKCLPLEPFDICQTKIASSPSLLAQNRKERKEVAEWFNNSEKLVLRDGMIKIIKKCQELGLGPGGFYQPVLKNGVKLPRQIMCFGKDWNPQSSSYKARRAFDGACPPSIPIEFRDLVEDAIQDSHTFLKQQLKLWNAEEIMSPDICLVNFYTETGMGLHQDKDESKESLRSGLSVVSFSISDSAEFLYGDTRDTETAEKVILESGDVLIFGGKSRLIYHGVRRIIPNSAPSFLVEEANLHPGRINLTFR from the exons ATGGAACCTGAGCACACTCATGGCGTTGCAATGAGCGAGACACCCAAAACTTCATATGGGGACACTCTGCGCTTATCTCAGAAGG ATACAGACAACAGTGAGGAGGTTTTAAAAACCACAAATACTAAGAGAGACAATCTTAGTTCTCTTATTGAGATTCTTCTAtactatgttgttgttgttgttgttgttgaattgCTTCTTTTGGTCCT TAGAGTTCTTAACAACCAACTACTACTAGATAAGGGTTCTATTGGTGCTTGTAGTAGATATTATCATCACACAAGTTCTCAACATGATGGGGAATCCTTGCCAAACGGTTACCTTAGAACAGAAGAACATTCGAAGTGTTTACCCTTGGAACCTTTCGATATCTGCCAAACCAAAATTGCATCATCCCCTTCTTTACTTGCACAAaacagaaaggaaaggaaggaggtAGCAGAGTGGTTCAACAACAGCGAAAAACTTGTGTTGAGGGATGGAATG ATCAAGATTATTAAAAAATGTCAGGAACTTGGCCTTGGGCCTGGAGGATTCTATCAACCTGTTTTAAAAAATGGTGTCAAACTACCTCGGCAGATAATGTGCTTTGGGAAGGATTGGAACCCACAATCGAGTTCATATAAAGCTAGAAGGGCATTTGATGGTGCATGTCCTCCAAGTATCCCTATTGAATTCAGGGATTTGGTTGAAGATGCAATTCAAGATTCCCATACCTTTCTAAAGCAACAGTTGAAACTTTGGAATGCAGAGGAGATTATGTCACCAGACATCTGCCTTGTCAATTTCTACACAGAGACTGGGATGGGTCTCCATCAG GATAAAGATGAAAGTAAAGAGAGTCTAAGAAGTGGATTATCTGTTGTCTCCTTCTCCATTAGTGACTCAGCAGAGTTCTTATATGGAGACACCAGAGACACTGAAACGGCAGAGAAAGTTATTCTGGAGTCTGGTGATGTTCTAATATTCGGAGGCAAATCTAGGCTTATATATCATGGGGTGAGACGTATTATCCCAAACTCTGCTCCAAGTTTTCtagttgaagaagcaaaccttCATCCTGGACGTATTAATTTAACGTTTAGATAG